In the Rhododendron vialii isolate Sample 1 chromosome 2a, ASM3025357v1 genome, TGAGGGTTGTGGACTGGTAAATGTTGGGTTTGAATACATTAACAAATGGAAATGTTGGGGTGAGCAATGGTACAGAAGGTGAAGCAATGGTACGTTCTGGCCAAAGGACACGTATAAATATTCCACAAACCAAGTTCACATAGgtattaacccaaaaaaaaatcctgaaaaTCAGACCAAAAACTAAAATAGAAGATAATAAGAATAATTACCGAAGTGGAAATAGTCTTTTTCCCATCAGTTGCCCGAATAAGGCATCGATGATCGATTTCTTCACCAGCAGTCGCCATCTTATTCCTTACAACCTTAGATTTCAGGGATGCTAaagaaacaacacaaaaaagCATAGCATAAATCAAAACAACCTTCTTTACTGTGCAATGGCGAATAACAAAGAAAATGTAATAAAATAAGTTAAGACTTTACATCGCTTGAGAGTAACCCAAACAGACCCTTTTTCTGTGCTGCGCTCAAACATGCTAGTTAACTCATTGAGAAATGGGTCTGGCTGTAGAAGTACCTATAGAAACAATGAACAAATCACAAAAAGGGTCTATACATTAAAAATCAACATACAGTCAGAGGCGGAGCATTATGGAGGGGAAGTTGCACACACCACCACCGATTTCAAAGAAATTCTTTTACACTAATAGATAGACACTAACTGGTACCCCAATAGCTTGATTTTTCACACAAATAATAAAAAGCTAGCAATTTTCGATGAATTGTTCTGATCATCCTCATTTAAAGAGGACGAAAGAATTGAATCAAGCCATTAttcttttttaacaaaaaaataaggaaaatatatAACACAATTTATTCTTTCCGATGCTCTGGTTTAGGAATGAAGCATGGGCACATAAATCGATTTGCGTCTCTACGCATGtcttttggctttgatttgggggcatgattCAACAACAAAACGTCCCTTCAGCTCCTTggttcttggaggtataggAGGGCCATTGTTTCAGTGGTAATCCTTCCCTGCCCCTATCCCCAATAATTGGGACTAGATGAGTTCTGCTATTGTTGTTGTGTAGATAGGCACTAACCGGTATCCGAGCAACTTCACACAAATGATAAAAGGGCGACATAAAAGATGATTTGATCgggctataaaaaaaaaatgtctctTCCATTGAAGACCACATAAGAAGTGAATCAAtcctttattcttttttttacccaaaaaaatggaCTAAAAAGATAAATCCCTTACGCTCAACCTTTGTCTTCATCcttttacgaaaaaaaaatataacaatacAAGTGAACTCCCAATAAACGTCACCCTAAATCTAAATCCTGGCTTCACCACAGAACATACTCAACTCATTGGTGACCAATTCGAAACTTGTTTAACTGGAAGCAGATTTGGAAACGAAAACTATATGTACAATAAGTTCAggtattttgagagagagagagagagagagagagagagagagagagagagagagagactaccATGGCAAAAACCCAGATCGAGACAGAAATCACAGCGGCAAAACCCTAGTGAAACCGACTATCTCGATCGACTTCTCAATCgcgcggaggagagagagagagagagagagagagagaattgcttCCGATTTATAGGTGcaagaaaggaaggaaaagcAAAAGAGCGTAAATTACACCGAGGTACCTAACGTTAGTGAGTACTACCAATTACTGGGGCGAATTTACCCAAAAATACTACCGAGGCGGTGGAGGCAGTAATTCGAGTCCCCAAGATTTTTGAGTAATTACATTTTACTCTAACTCTTGGTTCCTTATGTTGCCCAAAAGCTATAAATGGACGAGTGATTACCCGTGCCTAAAAGCACGGCACAATaggccgataaaaaaaaaaaaacactacacaacacttttttattacaacttaaaaaaaattatccttcccTTCTAGTAATCataaaaaacccaaatgaaaaattttataatttattttttaaaattctcttcaaaTAGACAAATGGTATAAATTAAACTAATTTCTTCCAAGAATAGTTTCACAACAAATAATACCACACTCGTTGAAAAAGTAGGAGCACATACCCAAATGAAATTTGTAATTAACTTATGCACAatcatttgttaatttgttaaCAGCTATCACGATCAACCAATACTTATATCACACCCTTATTTAATATAGTTCAACCAAcaactaatccaaaaaaaaatgaatagttttaaAACTCCACTTCCCGTAAGTTAATgaatgctgtttttttttttacattgaaaaTAATTCTTGCAACGGAATGCCACAACTTGagttttttcccccttcaaaTCAAAGGAATGCTACATGCCTATAACTGAGACAAATTATTAAGCACTACTACTTTCAATTATGCGTCCAAGAAATAGGTAAAACAActtgttaccaaaaaaataaaaaattaagtttatttttttgtatgagtaaagtttttataatatttttctacTGTTACCTCAATTGatggaagaaagaaattaaatagagttTTCTAACAGATGAGTGGACAATGCACAACATCCCAATAACAGAGTTAAAGATTGACGATAGGGAAAAGAAAAcgttttgataataaaaggctcattgttaaataaagaaaaaaaataggtttGTCCCTAAAAATGACAACATTGCCAAAGAAGTaaggaaagagggagggagggagaggataaatttattaaagaagttgattggatggctataacctattgaaaatttgatctgaCGGCTGTAAAAATACTCTTATTTATATGTATACAtaaaaaccgctctgttttataatatagaaaATACTCAACAATGAATTGTCAATTCCAATTTCATGCATGGCACCCCATATAAACACCCTTGTACTCATTGAACGTACACACCGGTTGTGTACATTGTCTACGCGGCAGCTGCCTTGGTTGAGTAATGGGGGTCCACCCTCTCTATTTGTAAATCTGTATACTGTCT is a window encoding:
- the LOC131316868 gene encoding signal recognition particle 14 kDa protein isoform X2, whose product is MVLLQPDPFLNELTSMFERSTEKGSVWVTLKRSSLKSKVVRNKMATAGEEIDHRCLIRATDGKKTISTSVGAKDHQRFQASYATILKARMTALKKRERKDKRKAADADKKTKQIAIILRRNYLKVGFTGEVVLEAP